A DNA window from Luteolibacter luteus contains the following coding sequences:
- a CDS encoding segregation and condensation protein A, whose amino-acid sequence MEGTDYKVRLDIFEGPLDLLLYLIKKDEVDIHNISITRITAQYLEYIDTFRLLNIDLAAEFVLMAANLMYLKSRTLLPRQDQPPEEDAEEDDPRWDLIRQLIEYKKFKDAAGFLSLKEVEQEGSFAFQPEKPELPEEPATLAEVSIFDLIRAFQNVLKRFEESHDLGDIVDDRYTVADKIEMLLHRFVPGQAAKFDSLFESATTKAEVIVTFLAVLELMKMNQFVLRQTHLLGEIEIERRLHTAARATEDEESEENEEPA is encoded by the coding sequence GTGGAAGGCACCGACTATAAGGTCAGACTGGATATTTTCGAAGGCCCATTGGACCTGCTCCTCTATCTCATCAAGAAGGATGAGGTGGACATCCACAATATTTCGATCACGCGGATCACCGCGCAGTACCTCGAGTACATCGACACTTTCCGGCTGCTGAACATCGATCTGGCGGCGGAATTCGTGCTGATGGCGGCAAACCTCATGTATCTGAAGAGCCGGACCCTGCTCCCCCGTCAGGACCAGCCGCCGGAAGAGGATGCCGAGGAGGACGATCCGCGCTGGGACCTGATCCGCCAGTTGATCGAGTACAAGAAGTTCAAGGACGCGGCCGGTTTCCTTTCCCTGAAGGAAGTCGAGCAAGAGGGCTCCTTCGCTTTCCAACCGGAGAAGCCGGAACTTCCCGAGGAGCCCGCGACATTGGCCGAGGTCTCGATTTTCGACCTGATCCGGGCATTCCAGAACGTCCTGAAGCGCTTCGAGGAGTCCCACGATCTCGGTGACATCGTGGACGACCGCTACACCGTGGCGGACAAGATCGAGATGCTTCTCCACCGCTTTGTCCCCGGCCAGGCGGCAAAGTTCGACTCCCTCTTCGAGAGCGCCACCACCAAGGCGGAAGTTATCGTAACCTTCCTGGCGGTGCTGGAGCTGATGAAGATGAACCAATTCGTCCTTCGCCAGACGCACCTGCTGGGCGAGATCGAGATCGAGCGTCGGCTGCACACCGCCGCCCGCGCGACGGAGGACGAAGAGAGCGAAGAGAACGAGGAACCGGCCTGA
- a CDS encoding beta-ketoacyl synthase N-terminal-like domain-containing protein: MQKFLVGRTRPEPLVPPIDTPLSITGLGALSGLGEDMPAHVEAVRTGRTNFRPLSGLLGSSSPHAGLAASWIERRKLLISRKWAPASMAALHVARSAIAGAGWSAEDLADSALFLGTSRGTAAGWIDLWPERRAFPLMSASNSLHSEPAAAISIELGIKGPWQVQASGCAAGLDALGMAGLWLSAGMAKRALVVAVDLPLSPALLDSYAATGILSKNNLNDPYNPETSGILPAEAATAIALEATAKETAPRLAGYRSNSDAADAIGMPAGAPGIVSLLREAATAFGQPELLCPHASGTASHARLEPAAIRSGLGDDTRLCLIKSFTGHGIGGGGLLETAILAAILGERKLPTPTLQLSCPTGLAMSSGDLSRSATVFKLASALGGKNSLIALQAPP; this comes from the coding sequence TTGCAGAAATTCCTCGTTGGCAGGACCCGTCCCGAGCCGCTAGTCCCTCCCATCGACACGCCGCTTTCCATCACCGGCCTCGGGGCGCTTTCCGGGCTGGGCGAAGACATGCCTGCGCATGTCGAGGCGGTCCGCACGGGACGCACGAATTTCCGGCCCCTATCGGGCTTGTTAGGCAGTAGCAGCCCGCACGCCGGCTTGGCGGCTTCCTGGATCGAACGGCGGAAGCTCTTGATCAGCCGCAAATGGGCTCCGGCCAGCATGGCAGCACTCCACGTGGCGCGCTCCGCCATTGCCGGAGCAGGATGGTCGGCGGAGGATCTGGCGGATTCGGCACTCTTCCTCGGCACCAGCCGCGGAACCGCGGCAGGTTGGATCGACCTTTGGCCTGAGCGCCGGGCCTTCCCTCTGATGTCCGCCAGCAACTCGCTACACAGCGAGCCCGCCGCGGCGATCAGCATCGAGCTCGGCATCAAGGGACCTTGGCAAGTTCAGGCGAGCGGTTGCGCCGCGGGGCTTGATGCCCTCGGCATGGCCGGCCTCTGGCTCTCTGCCGGAATGGCAAAGCGGGCACTGGTCGTAGCGGTGGACCTGCCGCTCTCCCCTGCCCTGCTCGATAGCTACGCCGCCACCGGCATCCTTTCGAAAAACAATCTCAACGACCCCTATAACCCGGAAACTTCCGGAATCCTGCCCGCGGAGGCCGCAACGGCGATCGCCCTCGAGGCAACCGCCAAGGAAACCGCACCACGCCTGGCTGGGTATCGCTCGAATTCCGATGCGGCGGACGCCATCGGCATGCCCGCCGGAGCTCCGGGGATTGTTTCATTGCTACGGGAAGCGGCCACGGCCTTTGGCCAGCCTGAACTTCTCTGCCCCCATGCCAGCGGCACCGCCTCCCATGCCCGGCTTGAACCCGCGGCGATCCGCAGCGGACTCGGGGATGACACCCGGCTTTGCCTGATCAAGTCATTCACAGGTCACGGGATCGGTGGCGGCGGTTTGCTGGAAACCGCAATCCTCGCGGCGATCCTTGGTGAACGAAAGCTGCCTACTCCGACGCTCCAACTGAGCTGCCCGACCGGACTGGCAATGAGCTCAGGCGACCTTTCCCGCTCCGCCACTGTTTTCAAACTCGCCTCCGCCCTCGGAGGGAAGAACTCCCTGATCGCACTCCAAGCACCGCCATGA
- the ftsY gene encoding signal recognition particle-docking protein FtsY, which produces MAGFFKSLYNKLANKAEIDWDDLEAELVTADLGPKLAIQIVQELRDLGRQITAEDVIDVARRNVADRLPPDSPPLLPRLDGKPFVFLVVGINGVGKTTSCAKLAHWLQRRGQPTVLAAADTFRAAAVEQLERWGQRLDIPVVKGQPNADPSSVCFNAHQKAIADGSKYLICDTAGRLHTRHNLMEELSKIKRTLAKNDESAPHLTLLVVDATTGANALQQAKEFHKACPLDGLIVTKMDGSGKGGVAVSIYDQLGIAPRFLGTGEEPEQFALFSKQKFVEEML; this is translated from the coding sequence ATGGCTGGCTTCTTCAAATCCCTCTACAACAAGCTCGCGAACAAGGCCGAAATCGACTGGGACGACCTCGAGGCCGAACTTGTCACCGCGGATCTGGGACCAAAGCTCGCCATCCAGATTGTCCAGGAGCTCCGGGACCTGGGACGCCAGATCACCGCGGAAGATGTCATCGACGTGGCCCGCAGGAACGTCGCCGACCGCTTGCCGCCGGACTCTCCGCCGCTGTTGCCCCGTTTGGACGGAAAGCCCTTCGTATTCCTCGTGGTCGGCATCAATGGCGTCGGGAAGACCACTTCCTGCGCGAAGCTTGCTCATTGGCTCCAGCGCCGCGGCCAGCCGACGGTGCTTGCCGCTGCGGATACCTTCCGCGCCGCCGCCGTGGAGCAACTCGAACGCTGGGGCCAGCGCCTGGACATCCCGGTGGTGAAAGGCCAGCCGAACGCCGATCCTTCCTCCGTGTGCTTCAATGCCCACCAAAAGGCGATCGCCGATGGTTCGAAGTATCTTATCTGCGACACTGCCGGCCGGCTCCACACGCGCCACAACCTGATGGAGGAGCTCTCCAAGATCAAACGCACCCTCGCGAAGAACGACGAAAGCGCCCCACACCTCACCCTGCTGGTGGTGGATGCCACCACGGGTGCCAATGCGCTCCAGCAGGCGAAGGAATTTCACAAGGCTTGTCCTCTCGACGGACTGATCGTCACGAAGATGGACGGCTCAGGAAAAGGCGGCGTGGCGGTTTCGATCTACGACCAGCTTGGCATCGCCCCGCGTTTCCTGGGGACCGGGGAAGAACCGGAGCAGTTTGCCCTCTTCAGCAAGCAGAAGTTCGTCGAGGAGATGCTATAA
- a CDS encoding fibronectin type III domain-containing protein — protein sequence MRLETLKSPAVRRYVLAFLGLSPLLVFSASRAADVPAPPVSLVWNANPESNIAGYKVHFGTASGTYSQVIDVQNQTSAALPQLILGNTYYLAVSAYNADGQESPKSTEMVLSATPPAPAESTSLTVSGPGNGKLAWKHPKSATTSAVGGPAEGFAVYGSEDLVNWTLVQNVDATQATRSDSQYFYFEWPFSATKGKMFYKVGAGNAFGETK from the coding sequence ATGCGTTTGGAAACCCTTAAGTCGCCCGCTGTTCGCCGCTACGTCCTCGCCTTTCTAGGCCTTTCACCCCTGTTGGTTTTTTCCGCCAGCCGAGCCGCTGACGTCCCGGCACCGCCGGTCAGCCTCGTCTGGAATGCGAATCCGGAAAGCAACATCGCCGGATACAAGGTCCACTTCGGCACCGCGAGTGGCACCTACAGCCAAGTGATCGATGTCCAGAACCAGACCAGTGCTGCGCTGCCGCAGCTGATCCTGGGCAATACTTACTATCTTGCCGTAAGCGCCTATAACGCCGACGGCCAAGAGAGCCCGAAGTCCACCGAGATGGTTCTTTCCGCCACCCCGCCGGCACCCGCTGAAAGCACCTCGCTCACGGTCTCCGGACCGGGCAATGGCAAGCTGGCATGGAAGCACCCGAAGAGCGCCACGACCTCCGCAGTCGGCGGCCCGGCGGAAGGCTTCGCGGTCTACGGCAGCGAGGATCTCGTGAACTGGACTCTGGTCCAGAATGTCGATGCCACGCAGGCAACCCGCAGCGATAGCCAGTATTTCTACTTCGAATGGCCCTTCAGCGCCACGAAGGGGAAGATGTTCTACAAGGTTGGTGCCGGGAATGCCTTCGGCGAGACCAAGTGA
- a CDS encoding ParA family protein has product MISIAVSSQKGGVGKTTVSINLAHAFARAGLRTLLVDADPQGSVGLSLTRQSRMLSGFYDYLADPGIPLDRLLVPTRLETFTLVASGQASDYEVGGAPTGAHLARVRGFMRAVEARGFDLCIVDTPAGLFGLTADIIASSDSVLVPQQAEPLGIRSVPKMLEGLSRLRVIHPRLVVLGVLMTMVQHEMAESRESVAALRQLLPQDLILRTMIPRDALFVKASARGLPVGVLEDGAGALAVFDSLRAEIEAKLERSGTPAHPLRHGPA; this is encoded by the coding sequence GTGATCAGTATAGCGGTTTCCAGTCAAAAAGGGGGAGTGGGGAAGACCACCGTCTCGATCAATTTGGCCCATGCCTTTGCCCGGGCCGGGCTGCGAACCCTGCTGGTGGATGCGGATCCACAGGGCTCCGTGGGCCTTTCGCTAACGCGCCAGTCCCGGATGCTTTCCGGCTTCTACGACTATCTGGCGGATCCGGGAATCCCTCTGGACCGCTTGCTGGTGCCCACCCGTCTGGAGACTTTCACGCTGGTGGCCAGCGGTCAGGCGAGCGACTACGAAGTGGGTGGCGCTCCGACCGGGGCTCATCTGGCCCGCGTCCGCGGCTTCATGCGGGCGGTGGAGGCCCGTGGCTTCGACCTCTGCATCGTGGATACTCCCGCGGGGCTTTTCGGGCTCACGGCAGATATCATCGCCTCCAGCGATTCCGTGCTGGTTCCGCAGCAAGCGGAGCCGCTGGGCATCCGCTCGGTCCCGAAGATGCTCGAGGGTCTGAGCCGCCTGCGGGTCATCCATCCGCGTCTGGTGGTGCTGGGAGTGCTGATGACCATGGTCCAGCATGAGATGGCGGAGAGCCGGGAATCCGTTGCCGCGCTGCGCCAGCTGTTGCCCCAGGACCTGATTCTCCGGACCATGATCCCGAGGGATGCGCTTTTCGTGAAAGCCAGCGCCCGGGGGCTTCCCGTGGGTGTTCTGGAAGACGGGGCGGGGGCCCTCGCGGTCTTTGATTCCCTGCGGGCGGAGATTGAGGCAAAACTCGAGCGGTCGGGCACTCCGGCTCACCCCCTTCGCCATGGACCCGCTTGA
- a CDS encoding 8-oxo-dGTP diphosphatase: MTPPSPIDWASWRAEIHATLLFIIKDGEILLIEKKRGLGAGKINGPGGKIDPGETPLECAVRETREELGITALRPVKYGELHFAMSDIPDILCHVFLARDFTGHPVETEEAKPLWCRLADIPYDRMWKDDIHWLPLLLDDRKFHGRFIFTGEDVVWQHMEHDVHWPSSAAVP; encoded by the coding sequence GTGACCCCACCTTCACCGATCGATTGGGCAAGCTGGCGAGCGGAAATCCACGCGACGCTGCTCTTCATCATCAAGGACGGGGAAATCCTCCTGATCGAGAAGAAGCGTGGTCTCGGGGCGGGGAAGATCAACGGCCCCGGGGGAAAGATTGATCCGGGGGAGACGCCCTTGGAGTGCGCTGTCCGCGAAACCCGCGAGGAACTGGGCATTACGGCCCTCAGGCCGGTGAAATATGGAGAACTCCATTTCGCCATGTCCGATATTCCGGACATCCTCTGCCACGTCTTTCTGGCGAGGGATTTCACCGGGCATCCGGTCGAGACCGAGGAGGCCAAGCCGCTGTGGTGCCGTCTGGCGGACATTCCCTACGACCGGATGTGGAAGGACGACATCCATTGGCTGCCGCTGCTGCTGGACGACCGCAAATTCCATGGCCGCTTCATCTTCACCGGCGAGGACGTGGTCTGGCAGCATATGGAGCATGACGTCCACTGGCCGTCTTCAGCGGCCGTGCCCTAA
- the gcvP gene encoding aminomethyl-transferring glycine dehydrogenase: MSAHTDFRSRHLGAIGSDREEMLRATGYDSLDALIADTVPAGIRSDAALELPAAKSEPEALAWLKAIMGKNKVLKSFIGQGYYGTHVPGVILRNILENPGWYTAYTPYQAEIAQGRLEALLNFQTLITELSGLDVANASLLDEGTAAAEAMSLALAGAPKGKVFFVSDACHPQTIDVVVTRAEPLGIEVKVGDWRTFDPASCEGLFAVLVQYPDTYGTVADYAAFFEKAKAAKAVTIVAADLLALTLLKAPGEFGAEICVGSSQRFGVPFGFGGPHAGFMSCKDALKRKLPGRLIGVSVDSRGKPGFRLSLQTREQHIRRDKATSNICTAQVLLAVMASMYAVYHGPEGLKHIAKTVNEKTAALAASLTAAGVNVVNESFFDTLTISVTDADAVLAAAVEKGINLRKIDAKRVAVSFDETTTDADVAAVANVLGAKSLSSDKTSAWHADLSRKSAFLTQKVFNSYHSETEMLRYIKRLESKDLALNESMIALGSCTMKLNATSEMMPLSWPEVSSVHPFVPADQSAGYREMLGLLEGWLANVTGFAAVSLQPNAGSQGEYAGLLAIRRYHLSRGDTHRDVCLIPVSAHGTNPASAVMVGMKVVGVKCDEQGNIDVPDLKARIEEHRENLAALMVTYPSTHGVFEETIVDICESIHAAGGQVYMDGANMNAQVGLTSPGGIGADVCHLNLHKTFCIPHGGGGPGVGPIGVAEQLVPFLPGHRELDSKEGPVCSAPWGSASINTISWMYIAMMGPDGLKDATELAILNANYVAKRLAPFFPVLYTGTKGLVAHECIIDVRPLSEKSGVTVEDVAKRLMDYGFHAPTMSWPVAGTLMIEPTESEAKVELDRFCDAMVSIHGEIMAVINGEADATDNVLKNAPHTADSVIADDWSHAYGREQAAYPLPYLRNHKFWPSVGRIDNVHGDRNLVCTCDSVEAYAAAAQ, encoded by the coding sequence ATGTCTGCCCACACCGATTTCCGCAGCCGTCACCTCGGGGCCATCGGCTCCGACCGCGAAGAGATGCTCCGTGCCACCGGTTATGATTCGCTGGATGCGCTCATCGCCGACACCGTTCCCGCTGGCATTCGTTCGGATGCTGCTTTGGAACTGCCCGCTGCGAAGTCGGAGCCGGAGGCGCTCGCCTGGTTGAAGGCGATCATGGGTAAAAACAAAGTGCTGAAGTCCTTCATCGGCCAAGGCTATTACGGCACCCATGTCCCCGGTGTGATCCTGCGGAACATCTTGGAAAATCCGGGCTGGTATACCGCCTACACGCCCTATCAGGCGGAGATTGCCCAGGGCCGCCTGGAGGCGCTGTTGAATTTCCAAACGCTCATCACTGAACTCAGCGGGCTGGATGTGGCGAATGCCTCGCTGCTTGATGAAGGCACTGCTGCTGCGGAGGCGATGAGCCTGGCGCTGGCCGGTGCCCCGAAGGGCAAGGTCTTCTTTGTTTCCGATGCCTGCCATCCGCAGACAATCGACGTGGTGGTGACCCGCGCGGAACCGCTGGGCATCGAGGTGAAGGTGGGCGATTGGCGGACCTTTGATCCTGCTTCCTGCGAGGGGCTCTTCGCGGTGCTTGTCCAGTATCCGGACACCTACGGCACGGTGGCTGACTACGCCGCTTTCTTCGAGAAGGCGAAGGCCGCGAAGGCGGTGACGATCGTGGCGGCGGACCTGCTCGCGCTGACGCTGCTGAAGGCCCCGGGTGAATTTGGCGCGGAGATCTGTGTCGGCTCGAGCCAGCGCTTTGGCGTGCCTTTCGGCTTCGGTGGTCCGCACGCCGGCTTCATGTCCTGCAAGGATGCCCTGAAACGCAAGCTGCCTGGACGTCTCATCGGTGTCTCGGTGGATTCCCGTGGCAAGCCGGGCTTCCGCCTTTCCCTGCAGACGCGGGAGCAACACATCCGCCGTGACAAGGCGACTTCGAACATCTGCACCGCGCAGGTTCTGCTCGCGGTGATGGCTTCCATGTATGCCGTGTATCACGGCCCTGAAGGCCTGAAGCACATCGCGAAGACGGTGAATGAGAAGACGGCCGCGCTGGCCGCTTCCCTGACCGCTGCCGGAGTGAATGTGGTGAACGAGAGCTTCTTCGATACGCTCACGATTTCCGTGACGGACGCCGATGCCGTCCTGGCTGCCGCGGTGGAGAAGGGGATCAATCTCCGCAAGATCGATGCGAAGCGTGTGGCGGTTTCCTTCGACGAAACGACCACCGATGCCGATGTGGCGGCGGTGGCGAATGTGCTGGGTGCGAAGTCGCTCTCTTCCGACAAGACCAGCGCATGGCATGCGGATCTTTCCCGCAAGTCCGCCTTCCTCACGCAAAAGGTCTTCAACTCCTATCACTCCGAAACGGAGATGCTGCGCTACATCAAGCGCTTGGAGTCGAAGGATCTCGCGCTGAATGAATCGATGATCGCGCTCGGCTCTTGCACGATGAAGCTGAATGCGACTTCCGAGATGATGCCGCTGAGCTGGCCGGAAGTGTCCTCGGTACATCCTTTCGTTCCCGCCGATCAAAGCGCGGGCTATCGCGAGATGCTGGGCTTGCTCGAAGGCTGGCTGGCAAATGTCACGGGCTTCGCGGCGGTTTCCTTGCAGCCGAATGCGGGCTCGCAGGGCGAGTACGCCGGCCTGCTGGCGATCCGCCGTTACCATCTTTCCCGTGGTGACACGCACCGCGATGTCTGCCTGATCCCGGTGTCCGCGCACGGCACGAATCCGGCCTCCGCAGTGATGGTCGGCATGAAGGTCGTCGGCGTGAAGTGCGACGAGCAGGGCAACATCGACGTGCCGGACCTGAAGGCTCGTATCGAGGAGCACCGCGAGAACTTGGCCGCGCTGATGGTCACCTATCCTTCGACGCATGGCGTGTTCGAAGAGACGATCGTGGATATCTGCGAATCGATCCACGCGGCCGGTGGCCAAGTCTACATGGACGGCGCGAACATGAACGCGCAGGTGGGCCTTACCAGCCCGGGTGGCATTGGTGCCGATGTTTGCCATCTGAACCTTCACAAGACCTTCTGTATCCCGCACGGCGGTGGTGGTCCCGGCGTGGGCCCGATCGGCGTGGCGGAGCAGCTTGTTCCATTCCTGCCGGGCCATCGCGAGCTGGACTCGAAGGAAGGTCCGGTATGCTCGGCTCCTTGGGGCAGTGCATCGATCAACACGATCTCCTGGATGTATATCGCGATGATGGGTCCGGATGGCCTGAAGGACGCCACCGAGCTGGCGATCCTCAATGCGAACTATGTGGCGAAGCGTCTGGCACCCTTCTTCCCGGTGCTCTACACCGGCACGAAGGGCCTGGTGGCACATGAGTGCATCATTGATGTCCGTCCGCTTTCCGAGAAGAGCGGTGTCACCGTGGAAGATGTGGCGAAGCGCCTCATGGACTACGGTTTCCACGCTCCTACCATGAGCTGGCCGGTCGCCGGCACCCTGATGATCGAACCTACCGAGTCCGAGGCGAAGGTGGAGCTGGATCGCTTCTGTGATGCGATGGTTTCCATCCACGGGGAGATCATGGCCGTGATCAATGGCGAGGCGGACGCCACCGACAACGTGCTGAAGAACGCGCCGCACACCGCGGACAGCGTGATCGCGGATGATTGGTCGCACGCCTACGGCCGAGAGCAGGCCGCCTACCCGCTGCCCTATCTGCGGAACCACAAGTTCTGGCCTTCCGTCGGACGTATCGACAACGTCCATGGCGACCGCAACTTGGTCTGCACCTGCGACAGCGTGGAGGCCTACGCGGCAGCCGCGCAGTAG
- a CDS encoding HAD-IB family phosphatase, translating into MKNRRLEVSVDDQMLRLYDGADLIREWPVSTAAKGVGFTSGSLRTPTGRFVIVQKIGEGQPSGTIFVAREPVGLWQPGEESGTDHVLTRIIRISGLEPENANTFDRYIYFHGTDQEDKLGTPASWGCIRLSNEHIIELHDLVEPGMTAEILPPTRKHGKVIFFDCDSTLSTIEGIDELGRARGPEIFKMVEHLTNQAMNGEVPINEVFGRRMEIIRPDRATAEAVARLYIDTMVPGVAAVIEKLKADGWTPVILSGGFAPLIHPLAKELGIDHVEAVPVYFDDDGGYAGYGVDYPTTRNGGKPEVIREWKKAMLPEVVVMMGDGVSDLEAKGEVDLFIGFGGVVAREAVRLGADAWLTDMADFGNVVLPDGTRYATQGH; encoded by the coding sequence ATGAAGAACCGCCGCCTCGAAGTTTCCGTCGATGACCAGATGCTCCGCCTCTATGATGGAGCTGATCTGATCCGGGAATGGCCGGTTTCAACCGCCGCCAAAGGAGTAGGTTTCACCTCAGGAAGCCTTCGCACCCCCACTGGCCGCTTTGTGATCGTCCAGAAGATCGGGGAGGGCCAGCCATCAGGTACGATCTTCGTCGCACGCGAACCGGTCGGCCTCTGGCAACCAGGGGAAGAGAGCGGCACGGACCACGTGCTAACCCGCATCATCCGGATCAGCGGCTTGGAACCGGAGAACGCGAACACCTTCGACCGCTACATCTATTTTCACGGCACCGACCAGGAGGACAAGCTCGGCACCCCCGCGAGCTGGGGCTGCATTCGTCTCTCAAACGAGCATATCATCGAACTTCATGATCTCGTGGAGCCCGGAATGACCGCCGAAATCCTTCCGCCGACCCGGAAACACGGGAAAGTAATCTTTTTCGACTGCGACTCCACGCTCTCCACCATTGAGGGAATTGATGAGCTCGGCCGGGCCCGCGGACCGGAAATTTTCAAAATGGTGGAGCACCTTACCAACCAAGCCATGAACGGTGAGGTCCCAATCAATGAGGTCTTCGGTCGCCGCATGGAGATCATTCGTCCCGACCGCGCCACCGCCGAGGCCGTAGCACGACTCTATATCGACACGATGGTTCCGGGAGTTGCCGCAGTCATCGAGAAACTGAAGGCGGATGGCTGGACTCCCGTGATCCTCTCGGGCGGATTTGCCCCGCTGATCCACCCTCTGGCAAAGGAACTTGGCATCGATCACGTGGAAGCGGTGCCAGTCTATTTCGACGACGACGGCGGCTATGCCGGATATGGCGTCGACTACCCTACCACGCGAAACGGCGGCAAGCCGGAAGTCATCCGCGAATGGAAGAAGGCCATGCTGCCGGAAGTCGTGGTAATGATGGGCGATGGCGTTTCCGATCTCGAGGCCAAGGGAGAGGTCGATCTGTTCATCGGTTTCGGCGGCGTGGTGGCCCGGGAAGCGGTAAGATTGGGTGCGGATGCTTGGCTCACCGACATGGCGGATTTTGGAAATGTTGTCCTTCCGGACGGCACACGGTACGCGACCCAAGGCCATTAA